In Brevundimonas sp. SGAir0440, one DNA window encodes the following:
- a CDS encoding site-specific DNA-methyltransferase, translated as MSELKTDVIHRGDCIEVLKSLPDASVDMVFADPPYNLQLGGDLLRPDNSKVDAVDDDWDKFASFADYDAFTRAWLAECRRVLKPEGSIWVIGSYHNVFRLGSAIQDLGFWVLNDIIWRKSNPMPNFKGTRFTNAHETLIWAAKSRDQKRYTFNYDALKAFNEDTQMRSDWTFALCTGEERIKDADGKKAHPTQKPEALLHRVLLSATRPGDVILDPFFGTGTTGAAAKRLGRHYIGIERDETYAEVAQTRIASVIPARPEDLMVTGSKRAEPKVPFGALVEAGLLQPGDRLYCPKGEREARVRADGSLVHGSLSGSIHKLGALLENAPACNGWTYWRFKTDQGLKSIDALRSEVRAAM; from the coding sequence ATGTCCGAGCTTAAGACCGACGTCATTCACCGTGGCGATTGCATCGAAGTGCTGAAAAGCCTGCCCGACGCCTCGGTGGATATGGTCTTCGCCGATCCGCCCTATAATCTGCAGCTGGGCGGCGACCTGCTGCGCCCGGACAATTCCAAGGTCGATGCGGTCGACGACGACTGGGACAAGTTCGCCAGCTTCGCCGACTATGACGCCTTCACCCGCGCCTGGCTGGCGGAATGCCGCCGCGTCCTGAAGCCCGAGGGCTCGATCTGGGTGATCGGCAGCTACCATAACGTCTTCCGCCTGGGATCGGCGATCCAGGATCTGGGCTTCTGGGTGCTGAACGACATCATCTGGCGCAAGTCCAACCCGATGCCGAACTTCAAGGGCACCCGGTTCACCAACGCCCATGAGACCCTGATCTGGGCCGCCAAGTCGCGGGATCAGAAGCGCTACACCTTCAACTATGACGCGCTGAAGGCCTTCAACGAAGACACCCAGATGCGCTCGGACTGGACCTTCGCTCTGTGCACGGGCGAGGAGCGAATCAAGGACGCCGACGGCAAGAAGGCCCACCCGACCCAGAAACCCGAAGCTCTGCTGCACCGCGTCCTGCTGTCGGCGACGCGCCCCGGCGACGTGATCCTGGACCCCTTCTTCGGCACCGGCACCACCGGCGCCGCCGCAAAACGCCTCGGCCGCCACTACATCGGCATCGAGCGTGACGAGACCTATGCCGAGGTCGCCCAAACCCGCATCGCTTCGGTCATCCCTGCCCGCCCCGAAGATCTGATGGTCACAGGCTCCAAGCGCGCCGAGCCCAAGGTGCCGTTCGGCGCCCTGGTCGAGGCCGGCCTGCTGCAACCCGGCGACCGCCTGTATTGCCCCAAGGGCGAGCGCGAGGCGCGGGTTCGCGCGGACGGTTCGCTGGTTCACGGCTCGCTCAGCGGCTCGATCCACAAACTGGGCGCGCTGCTGGAGAATGCGCCGGCCTGCAACGGCTGGACCTATTGGCGCTTCAAGACCGACCAGGGCTTGAAGTCCATCGACGCCCTGCGCTCTGAGGTTCGCGCCGCGATGTGA
- a CDS encoding TetR/AcrR family transcriptional regulator, with protein MTRPAEKPVRKDAALNRAAVLEAARAVFADQGLDAPLDLIAERAGVGRGTLYRHFSDRTELALAVLEADVADLGRRTAEQGDDPQAFFWFLDRLAEDMVRNAGLAGVVRNVRSPDALTPLRQSLMEAGAAPLKRAQAAGLVREDLRPMDIRLIATLLGAGFQGADEAERQAVSLRTRALVLDGLRPRGGPR; from the coding sequence ATGACGCGCCCTGCCGAAAAACCTGTCCGCAAGGACGCCGCTCTGAACCGAGCGGCGGTGCTGGAGGCCGCGCGCGCGGTCTTCGCCGACCAGGGGCTGGACGCGCCGCTGGATCTGATCGCCGAGCGGGCCGGGGTGGGGCGCGGCACCCTGTATCGGCACTTCTCCGACCGGACGGAACTGGCTCTGGCGGTTCTGGAGGCCGACGTCGCGGACCTGGGTCGACGCACCGCCGAACAGGGCGATGATCCACAGGCTTTCTTTTGGTTTCTGGACCGGCTGGCCGAGGACATGGTGCGCAATGCGGGACTGGCCGGCGTCGTGCGGAACGTGCGGTCGCCAGATGCGCTTACACCGTTGCGGCAGAGCTTGATGGAGGCGGGCGCCGCACCGCTGAAGCGGGCCCAGGCCGCCGGCCTGGTGAGGGAGGATCTGCGGCCGATGGACATCCGTCTGATCGCCACCCTGCTGGGCGCCGGTTTTCAGGGCGCAGACGAAGCCGAGCGCCAGGCTGTATCGCTGCGCACCCGCGCGCTTGTTCTTGACGGCCTGAGACCGCGCGGAGGGCCGCGCTGA
- a CDS encoding MFS transporter, translating into MARNNWHLPWEQYVETLKPHERPMMPGSPATPDHSWPMRIQYALTGLLVAMVGSLGNAAVTANIQNLQGSLGITITEAAWLPVVFVMTNACMNLILVKFRMQYGLRLFTQIFLGAFVLVCAAHLFVDNYQSTLLVRAIAGMAGAGLSSLGFLYIIQAFPAAHRLKGLIIGIGLASFAVPISRLVMPGLLQLGDWRAFYLFELGLCLVAWGAVQVVKLPPSERLRVFDRLDFLTFALFAPGVALLCASLGLGRIVWWTQAAWIGWALIGSIILLTAAFLVEHNRKNPLINTRWLTGPDLLRLFGAILLIRIVLSEQTSGAVGFLTVVGLGPDQLHGLFVVILLSMIAGTLVSAFTLNMEKLNKPIAIALALIAVGAWIDSHSTVLTRPAQLYFSQALIAFASAMFIGPALMIGIVKVLTQGKQNLISFIVMFSVLQNVGGLAGSALTGTLQIIREKYHSNQLAAGISALDPQVALRLRQLSGAYASTITDPALANAEGAVLLGRQVTQQANVLAYNDVFLVIAVIAALGSAWVTVTHLRPRWKARRDAKTNNADAAVQSAAVAAAD; encoded by the coding sequence ATGGCCCGCAACAACTGGCACCTGCCCTGGGAACAGTATGTCGAGACGCTGAAGCCGCACGAGCGGCCGATGATGCCCGGCTCGCCCGCCACGCCCGATCACTCCTGGCCGATGCGAATCCAGTACGCCCTGACCGGCCTGCTGGTCGCCATGGTCGGATCGCTCGGCAACGCCGCCGTCACCGCCAATATCCAGAACCTGCAAGGCTCGCTGGGGATCACGATCACCGAGGCCGCCTGGCTGCCGGTCGTCTTCGTCATGACCAACGCCTGCATGAACCTGATCCTGGTCAAGTTCCGGATGCAGTACGGCCTGCGCCTGTTCACCCAGATCTTCCTGGGCGCCTTCGTGCTGGTCTGCGCCGCCCACCTGTTCGTCGACAACTATCAATCGACCCTGCTGGTCCGGGCCATCGCCGGCATGGCGGGCGCGGGTCTTTCCAGCCTGGGCTTTCTTTATATCATCCAAGCCTTTCCGGCGGCGCATAGGCTCAAAGGGCTGATCATCGGCATCGGCCTGGCCAGTTTCGCCGTGCCGATTTCGCGCCTCGTCATGCCCGGCCTGCTGCAGCTGGGGGACTGGCGCGCCTTCTATCTGTTCGAGCTGGGCCTGTGCCTGGTCGCCTGGGGCGCGGTGCAGGTGGTCAAGCTGCCGCCGTCCGAGCGGCTGCGGGTGTTCGACCGGCTGGACTTTTTGACCTTCGCCCTGTTCGCGCCGGGGGTGGCCCTGCTGTGCGCTTCGCTGGGCCTGGGGCGGATCGTTTGGTGGACGCAGGCCGCCTGGATCGGCTGGGCCCTGATCGGGTCCATCATCCTGCTGACCGCCGCCTTCCTGGTCGAGCACAATCGCAAGAACCCGCTGATCAACACCCGCTGGCTGACGGGACCGGACTTGCTGCGCCTGTTCGGGGCGATCCTGCTGATCCGCATCGTGCTGTCGGAACAGACCTCCGGCGCGGTGGGCTTCCTGACCGTCGTCGGCCTGGGACCGGATCAGCTTCACGGCCTGTTCGTCGTCATCCTGCTGTCGATGATCGCCGGCACCCTGGTCAGCGCCTTCACCCTGAACATGGAGAAGCTGAACAAGCCGATCGCCATCGCCCTGGCGCTGATCGCCGTCGGCGCCTGGATCGACAGCCATTCGACCGTGCTGACGCGCCCGGCGCAGCTGTATTTCAGCCAGGCCCTGATCGCCTTCGCCTCGGCCATGTTCATCGGCCCGGCGCTGATGATCGGCATCGTCAAGGTGCTGACCCAAGGCAAGCAGAACCTGATTAGCTTCATCGTCATGTTCAGCGTGCTTCAGAACGTCGGCGGTCTGGCAGGTTCCGCCCTGACCGGAACGCTTCAGATCATCCGCGAGAAATATCATTCCAACCAGCTGGCGGCCGGGATTTCGGCGCTGGATCCGCAGGTCGCCTTGCGGCTGCGCCAACTATCGGGAGCCTATGCCTCGACAATAACGGACCCCGCACTGGCGAACGCCGAAGGCGCCGTCCTGCTGGGCCGACAGGTGACGCAGCAGGCCAATGTGCTGGCCTACAACGACGTCTTTCTGGTCATCGCCGTGATCGCGGCCCTGGGCTCCGCCTGGGTGACCGTCACCCACCTGCGGCCGCGCTGGAAGGCGCGCCGCGACGCCAAGACCAACAATGCAGACGCTGCGGTCCAAAGCGCCGCCGTCGCCGCCGCAGACTGA
- a CDS encoding HlyD family secretion protein, protein MTDAAQTAPTPPAHASSAPAAPQAPAAAPPAPKKNVMWTVIAAGVALLGVLMVLYAWQLPPFRGAIQRTDNAYVRGQVTIISPQVNGYVTAVPVQDFQTVQKGQLLAQVDDRIYRQRLEQAEASLHSAQAALSNSAQTQASARGSVAQQRASIAAAEATLTRAQADANRARTLKAGGWVAQANVDVAEAALRSAQAQVAQARAAEGIAQTGVTSAVVGRDSLAAAVENAQAAVRLAQIDLANTRIVAPRAGRLGEIGVRQGQYVTAGTQLMGLVPDVVWVTANMKETQMRNIRVGQPVEITVDALRGQTLRGHVERIAPAAGSEFSVIRPDNATGNFTKVAQRIPVRIRIDPNQPAAERLAPGMSVVAKVNTAG, encoded by the coding sequence ATGACCGACGCCGCCCAGACTGCCCCTACCCCGCCCGCCCACGCCTCTTCCGCTCCCGCCGCCCCGCAGGCGCCCGCCGCCGCTCCGCCCGCGCCGAAGAAGAACGTCATGTGGACCGTCATCGCCGCCGGGGTCGCCCTGCTGGGCGTTCTGATGGTGCTGTACGCTTGGCAGCTGCCGCCCTTCCGAGGCGCGATCCAGCGTACCGACAACGCCTATGTGCGCGGCCAGGTGACGATCATCAGCCCGCAGGTGAACGGCTATGTCACGGCCGTGCCGGTCCAGGACTTCCAGACCGTCCAAAAGGGGCAGCTGCTAGCCCAGGTGGACGACCGCATCTATCGCCAGCGGCTGGAGCAGGCTGAGGCCAGCCTGCATTCGGCCCAGGCGGCCCTGTCCAACTCGGCCCAGACCCAGGCGTCGGCGCGCGGATCGGTGGCCCAGCAGCGCGCCTCCATCGCCGCCGCCGAAGCCACGCTGACACGGGCTCAGGCTGACGCCAACCGCGCCCGCACCCTGAAGGCCGGCGGCTGGGTCGCCCAGGCCAATGTGGACGTCGCCGAAGCCGCCCTGCGCAGCGCCCAGGCCCAGGTCGCCCAGGCCCGCGCCGCCGAAGGCATCGCCCAGACCGGGGTCACCTCCGCCGTCGTCGGCCGCGACAGCCTGGCCGCCGCCGTCGAGAACGCCCAGGCCGCCGTGCGCCTGGCCCAGATCGACTTGGCCAACACCCGCATCGTCGCCCCCCGCGCCGGTCGCCTCGGCGAGATCGGCGTGCGCCAGGGCCAGTATGTGACCGCGGGGACCCAACTGATGGGTCTGGTGCCGGACGTGGTCTGGGTCACGGCCAATATGAAGGAGACGCAGATGAGGAATATCCGCGTCGGCCAGCCGGTCGAGATCACCGTCGACGCCCTGCGCGGCCAGACCCTGCGCGGCCATGTCGAAAGGATCGCCCCCGCCGCCGGGTCGGAGTTCAGCGTCATCCGTCCCGACAACGCCACCGGCAACTTCACCAAGGTGGCCCAGCGCATCCCGGTCCGCATCCGCATCGACCCGAACCAGCCCGCCGCCGAGCGTCTGGCCCCGGGCATGTCGGTGGTGGCGAAGGTGAATACGGCCGGCTGA
- a CDS encoding glycosyltransferase family 4 protein has product MKIAQITPLYEAVPPKLYGGTERVVAHLTDALVDLGHDVTLFASADAQTKARLVPVRDQAIRLDPAPLKSDLAAHLSMLGEVLDRADEFDVIHFHTDMVHFPLFQKYADKTLTTLHGRLDMKDLPGVYARWSEFGLVSISDDQRKPLHFANWKATVHHGMPGEQYIFSPMSEGYLAFLGRISPEKRPDRAIEIATKLGKRLKMAAKVDAADKRYWEETIRPLVEGNPLIEFIGEIGDHQKSAFLGGAEALLFPIDWPEPFGLVMIEAMACGTPVIAFRCGSTPEVIEDGATGFLVDTMEQAIAAAGRAHLLDREAIRARFDLRFSATAMARRYLDVYGDLLARRPFAEAALDDVVTPLRPREERSFAATA; this is encoded by the coding sequence ATGAAAATCGCGCAGATCACCCCTCTGTATGAGGCCGTGCCTCCTAAGCTGTACGGCGGCACGGAGCGTGTGGTGGCGCATCTGACCGACGCCCTGGTCGATCTGGGTCATGACGTGACCCTGTTCGCCAGCGCCGATGCCCAGACCAAGGCCCGTCTGGTGCCCGTGCGTGACCAGGCCATCCGTTTGGATCCGGCGCCGCTGAAATCCGACCTCGCCGCCCACCTGTCGATGCTGGGCGAAGTGCTGGACCGCGCCGACGAGTTCGACGTGATCCACTTTCACACCGACATGGTCCACTTCCCGCTGTTCCAGAAATATGCGGACAAGACTTTGACGACCCTGCACGGCCGCCTGGACATGAAGGACCTGCCCGGCGTCTATGCGCGCTGGAGCGAGTTCGGACTGGTCTCCATCTCCGACGATCAGCGCAAGCCGCTGCATTTCGCCAACTGGAAGGCTACCGTTCATCACGGCATGCCCGGCGAACAATACATCTTCTCGCCAATGTCGGAGGGCTATCTGGCCTTCTTGGGTCGCATCTCGCCCGAGAAGCGCCCCGACCGCGCCATCGAGATCGCCACCAAACTGGGCAAGCGCCTGAAGATGGCTGCAAAGGTGGACGCCGCCGACAAACGTTATTGGGAGGAGACGATCCGCCCGCTGGTCGAGGGCAATCCGCTGATCGAGTTCATCGGGGAGATAGGCGACCATCAGAAGTCCGCCTTCCTCGGCGGCGCCGAAGCCCTGCTCTTCCCCATCGACTGGCCGGAGCCGTTCGGTCTGGTGATGATCGAGGCCATGGCCTGCGGCACCCCGGTGATCGCCTTCCGCTGCGGCTCGACGCCAGAGGTAATCGAGGACGGCGCTACCGGCTTCCTGGTCGACACTATGGAACAGGCCATCGCCGCCGCCGGACGCGCGCATCTGCTGGACCGCGAGGCCATCCGCGCGCGCTTCGATCTGCGGTTTTCCGCCACCGCCATGGCGCGTCGTTACTTAGACGTCTACGGCGACCTGCTGGCGCGCCGTCCGTTCGCAGAGGCTGCGCTGGATGACGTGGTCACCCCGCTGCGTCCGCGTGAAGAGCGCAGCTTCGCCGCC
- a CDS encoding S46 family peptidase, whose product MRPLLLASAAVLAFAAASSASAEEGMWTYDNFPIARANQTLGTNIDQAFLDRVRLSSVKFGGCSAGVVSGQGLVMTNNHCVATCVANLSTPQQQYGETGFTPRTREEERKCPGATAEILTDISDVTERMHKAGEGLEGQTFTQAREAEAGRIETEACGNDPKIRCQVVSLYRGGQFKLYKYRKYSDVRLAWAPEDRAATFGGDLDNFSFPRFAIDAAFIRLYEDGKPVETPIHFAWNADKPTEGEAVFITGNPGATQRLLTMDQLATIRDVVLPLDQLIASELRGRLIRYSEEGEDQAFIAMDPIVGVENTYKRGLGRMRALTDAQFIQAKAAAEVDFMQRYAAANGNGPDPWGALEAVQPIARELYAPTALLEGGTGLGTTSVAGGSQLFQWAKAIVRGAQERAKPSDQRLAEFADSRLPGVESSLFAERPTYPALEQIRLEWWLSKTREWLTVDSPHVRTLLGKESPEALSARVVAGTKLADPAVRRALWTGGLAAVQASDDPMIQYVLSIDADARAVRTEWENKVKAPTDRASEQLAAARFAAYGDAVYPDATGTLRLTYGKVEGSDVPGQRFGAFTTFAGLWDRATGAEPFKVAPKLMAAKDRIDPNAVMDMAVSTDTIGGSSGSPAVNARGEIIGANFDSTVLTQRNAYGYDRNTNRSVIVTTQAVTVALRDVYGMDHLLAELGVSR is encoded by the coding sequence ATGCGCCCTCTTCTCCTCGCCTCCGCCGCCGTTCTCGCTTTCGCCGCCGCCAGCTCGGCCAGCGCCGAGGAAGGCATGTGGACCTACGACAACTTCCCCATCGCCCGCGCCAACCAGACGCTGGGCACGAATATCGACCAGGCCTTCCTGGATCGGGTGCGGCTGTCGTCGGTAAAGTTCGGCGGCTGTTCGGCGGGCGTGGTGTCGGGCCAAGGCTTGGTCATGACCAACAACCACTGCGTCGCCACCTGCGTGGCCAACCTGTCCACGCCGCAACAGCAGTACGGCGAGACGGGCTTTACGCCCAGGACGCGCGAGGAAGAGCGCAAATGCCCCGGCGCCACGGCCGAGATCCTGACCGACATCTCCGACGTCACCGAGCGGATGCACAAGGCCGGCGAAGGGCTTGAGGGCCAGACCTTCACCCAGGCGCGCGAGGCCGAGGCCGGCCGGATCGAGACCGAAGCTTGCGGGAACGATCCCAAAATCCGCTGCCAGGTCGTCAGCCTGTACCGGGGCGGCCAGTTCAAACTCTACAAATACCGCAAATACAGCGATGTGCGCCTGGCCTGGGCGCCGGAAGACCGCGCCGCCACCTTCGGCGGCGATCTGGACAACTTCTCCTTCCCCCGCTTCGCCATCGATGCCGCCTTCATCCGTCTGTATGAGGACGGCAAGCCGGTCGAGACGCCCATCCACTTCGCCTGGAACGCCGACAAGCCCACCGAGGGCGAGGCCGTCTTCATCACCGGCAATCCCGGCGCGACCCAGCGGCTGCTGACGATGGACCAGCTGGCGACAATCCGCGACGTGGTCCTGCCGCTGGATCAGCTGATCGCCTCGGAGCTGCGCGGTCGTCTGATCCGCTATTCCGAAGAGGGCGAGGATCAGGCTTTCATCGCCATGGATCCGATCGTGGGCGTGGAGAACACCTACAAGCGCGGTCTTGGCCGGATGCGCGCCCTGACCGACGCCCAGTTCATCCAGGCCAAGGCGGCGGCCGAGGTCGATTTCATGCAACGCTACGCCGCCGCCAACGGCAATGGTCCCGATCCCTGGGGTGCGCTGGAAGCAGTCCAGCCCATCGCGCGCGAACTCTATGCGCCGACCGCCCTGCTGGAAGGCGGCACGGGCCTGGGCACCACCTCGGTCGCGGGCGGATCGCAGCTGTTCCAGTGGGCCAAGGCCATCGTGCGCGGCGCGCAGGAGCGGGCCAAGCCGTCGGATCAGCGTCTGGCCGAGTTCGCCGACAGCCGCCTGCCGGGCGTCGAATCCAGCCTGTTCGCCGAGCGGCCCACCTATCCCGCGCTGGAGCAGATCCGGCTGGAATGGTGGCTGTCCAAGACGCGCGAATGGCTGACGGTCGACAGCCCCCATGTCCGCACCCTGCTGGGCAAGGAAAGCCCTGAAGCGCTGTCGGCCCGCGTCGTCGCCGGCACTAAGCTGGCCGATCCGGCCGTGCGTCGCGCCCTGTGGACCGGCGGTCTGGCGGCGGTTCAGGCATCGGACGATCCGATGATCCAATATGTGCTGTCGATCGACGCCGACGCCCGCGCCGTCCGCACGGAATGGGAGAACAAGGTCAAGGCCCCGACCGACCGCGCCTCCGAACAGCTGGCCGCCGCCCGCTTCGCCGCCTATGGCGACGCCGTCTATCCCGACGCCACCGGCACCCTGCGCCTGACCTATGGCAAGGTCGAAGGCTCCGACGTGCCGGGCCAGCGCTTCGGCGCCTTCACCACCTTCGCCGGCCTGTGGGACCGCGCGACGGGGGCCGAGCCGTTCAAGGTCGCGCCCAAGCTGATGGCCGCCAAGGACCGGATCGATCCGAACGCGGTGATGGACATGGCCGTCTCGACCGACACGATCGGCGGTTCGTCCGGCTCGCCCGCGGTCAACGCCCGAGGCGAGATCATCGGGGCCAACTTCGATTCCACCGTCCTGACCCAGCGCAACGCCTACGGCTACGACCGCAACACGAACCGCAGCGTGATCGTCACCACCCAGGCCGTCACCGTGGCCCTGCGCGATGTCTATGGGATGGATCATCTGCTGGCGGAGCTGGGCGTCAGCCGGTGA
- a CDS encoding GNAT family N-acetyltransferase, translating to MTPIAIRAATSDDVAALHPLIERAYRGDTAKAGWTHEADLLFDDRTSASELSALIGDPDRVILLAHRENALIGCVQVARAGDDLAYLGMLTVEPTLQASGLGRRLLAAAESEAVARFGARRMEMTVIHRRAELIAWYERRGYAPTGETRPFPVDPPRPELDFMVLEKAL from the coding sequence GTGACGCCGATCGCCATACGCGCGGCGACGTCCGACGACGTCGCCGCGCTGCATCCCTTGATCGAGCGCGCCTATCGCGGCGACACCGCCAAGGCCGGCTGGACGCATGAGGCCGACCTGCTGTTCGATGATCGCACCAGCGCGTCGGAGCTGTCGGCCCTGATCGGCGATCCTGACCGGGTCATCCTGCTGGCCCATCGCGAGAACGCGCTGATCGGCTGCGTCCAGGTCGCCCGCGCCGGCGACGACCTGGCCTATCTCGGCATGCTGACCGTCGAGCCGACCTTGCAGGCGTCCGGCCTCGGCCGTCGTCTGCTCGCGGCCGCCGAAAGCGAAGCGGTCGCGCGTTTCGGCGCGCGCCGCATGGAGATGACGGTCATCCACCGACGGGCCGAACTGATCGCCTGGTACGAGCGACGCGGTTACGCCCCCACCGGCGAAACCCGCCCCTTCCCCGTCGATCCGCCCCGGCCCGAGCTGGATTTCATGGTGCTGGAAAAAGCGCTCTAG